One Vigna unguiculata cultivar IT97K-499-35 chromosome 11, ASM411807v1, whole genome shotgun sequence DNA window includes the following coding sequences:
- the LOC114170736 gene encoding dihydroflavonol 4-reductase-like isoform X2 — MPLSEILSLHLLSLWKGGDQLRFFKADLNEEGSFDEAVKGCVGVFHVAASMEFNVSDKENNEFYVQENIIDPAIKGTINLLKSCLKSNSVKRVVFTSSISTITARESNGNWKTMVDETCQIQPENVLNTQASGWVYALSKLLTEDAAFQFAKDNGIDLVSIITSTVAGPFFTTNVPKSVKVLLSPLTGETEYFKILSAVNARMGSIALVHIEDICRAHMFLMEHAKAEGRYICSSQSCTLSNLTTLLSKVYSCSNICMKTEKIYDKVLSEISSKKLEDLGFSYKHGLEDIIYQTVTCCLDYSYLPPV; from the exons ATGCCACTGTCAGAGATCCTG TCATTGCATCTTCTGTCTCTGTGGAAGGGTGGTGACCAATTGAGATTTTTCAAAGCGGATTTGAATGAAGAAGGAAGCTTCGATGAGGCTGTAAAAGGGTGTGTTGGTGTGTTCCATGTTGCTGCCTCAATGGAATTCAATGTTAGTGACAAAGAAAACAATG AGTTTTATGTTCAAGAAAACATAATTGACCCTGCTATCAAAGGAACCATAAACCTTCTCAAGTCTTGTTTGAAATCCAATTCCGTGAAAAGGGTTGTCTTCACATCTTCCATCAGTACCATCACTGCCAGAGAAAGCAATGGAAATTGGAAAACTATGGTGGATGAAACTTGCCAAATCCAACCAGAAAATGTGTTGAATACACAAGCAAGTGGATGG GTTTATGCACTTTCAAAGCTTCTCACTGAAGATGCAGCATTTCAATTTGCAAAAGATAATGGCATTGATCTTGTGTCAATAATCACAAGCACTGTTGCAGGCCCATTCTTCACTACTAATGTACCAAAAAGTGTTAAAGTTCTGTTGTCTCCTTTAACAG GTGAAACTGAGTACTTCAAGATATTATCTGCTGTAAATGCAAGAATGGGGTCAATTGCTTTAGTTCACATTGAAGATATATGCAGGGCTCACATGTTCCTAATGGAGCATGCCAAAGCAGAAGGAAGATACATATGCAGCAGCCAAAGTTGTACATTGTCTAACTTAACCACTCTTCTTTCAAAAGTGTATTCATGTTCAAACATCTGCATGAAGACTGAAAAAATTTATGACAAAGTTCTCTCTGAGATCTCATCAAAGAAGCTAGAAGACTTGGGGTTTAGTTACAAGCATGGCCTTGAAGATATAATTTATCAAACAGTTACGTGCTGCTTAGACTACAGTTATTTACCTCCTGTTTAG
- the LOC114170736 gene encoding dihydroflavonol 4-reductase-like isoform X1, which produces MEEVLKNNEEVGPREKYCVTGSTGYIGSWLVEALLQRGCTVHATVRDPAKSLHLLSLWKGGDQLRFFKADLNEEGSFDEAVKGCVGVFHVAASMEFNVSDKENNEFYVQENIIDPAIKGTINLLKSCLKSNSVKRVVFTSSISTITARESNGNWKTMVDETCQIQPENVLNTQASGWVYALSKLLTEDAAFQFAKDNGIDLVSIITSTVAGPFFTTNVPKSVKVLLSPLTGETEYFKILSAVNARMGSIALVHIEDICRAHMFLMEHAKAEGRYICSSQSCTLSNLTTLLSKVYSCSNICMKTEKIYDKVLSEISSKKLEDLGFSYKHGLEDIIYQTVTCCLDYSYLPPV; this is translated from the exons ATGGAGGAAGTGTTGAAGAACAATGAAGAAGTTGGTCCAAGAGAAAAATACTGTGTGACAGGTTCCACAGGGTATATTGGTTCATGGCTAGTGGAAGCTCTTCTTCAAAGGGGTTGCACAGTTCATGCCACTGTCAGAGATCCTG CAAAGTCATTGCATCTTCTGTCTCTGTGGAAGGGTGGTGACCAATTGAGATTTTTCAAAGCGGATTTGAATGAAGAAGGAAGCTTCGATGAGGCTGTAAAAGGGTGTGTTGGTGTGTTCCATGTTGCTGCCTCAATGGAATTCAATGTTAGTGACAAAGAAAACAATG AGTTTTATGTTCAAGAAAACATAATTGACCCTGCTATCAAAGGAACCATAAACCTTCTCAAGTCTTGTTTGAAATCCAATTCCGTGAAAAGGGTTGTCTTCACATCTTCCATCAGTACCATCACTGCCAGAGAAAGCAATGGAAATTGGAAAACTATGGTGGATGAAACTTGCCAAATCCAACCAGAAAATGTGTTGAATACACAAGCAAGTGGATGG GTTTATGCACTTTCAAAGCTTCTCACTGAAGATGCAGCATTTCAATTTGCAAAAGATAATGGCATTGATCTTGTGTCAATAATCACAAGCACTGTTGCAGGCCCATTCTTCACTACTAATGTACCAAAAAGTGTTAAAGTTCTGTTGTCTCCTTTAACAG GTGAAACTGAGTACTTCAAGATATTATCTGCTGTAAATGCAAGAATGGGGTCAATTGCTTTAGTTCACATTGAAGATATATGCAGGGCTCACATGTTCCTAATGGAGCATGCCAAAGCAGAAGGAAGATACATATGCAGCAGCCAAAGTTGTACATTGTCTAACTTAACCACTCTTCTTTCAAAAGTGTATTCATGTTCAAACATCTGCATGAAGACTGAAAAAATTTATGACAAAGTTCTCTCTGAGATCTCATCAAAGAAGCTAGAAGACTTGGGGTTTAGTTACAAGCATGGCCTTGAAGATATAATTTATCAAACAGTTACGTGCTGCTTAGACTACAGTTATTTACCTCCTGTTTAG